Sequence from the Bactrocera dorsalis mitochondrion, complete genome genome:
ACTATGTATTATCAATAGGAGCAGTATTTGCTATTATAGCAGGATTCGTTCACTGATACCCCCTATTTACAGGGCTAGTATTAAATCCTAAATGATTAAAAAGTCAATTAATTATCATATTTATCGGAGTAAATTTAACCTTCTTCCCACAACACTTTTTAGGATTAGCTGGTATACCTCGACGATATTCAGACTATCCAGATGCTTACACAACATGAAATGTAGTTTCTACTATTGGTTCATCTATCTCTTTACTAGGAATATTATTCTTCCTATTCATCATTTGAGAAAGTTTAGTCACGCAGCGACAAGTAATCTACCGTATACAGCTTAGTTCTTCAATTGAATGACTTCACAATACCCCTCCAGCTGAACACAGTTATTCAGAACTACCTCTTTTAACTAATTATCTAATATGGCAGATTAGTGCAATGGATTTAAGCTCCATATATAAAGTATTTTACTTTTATTAGAAACTAATGACAACATGAGCTGCCCTTGGCCTTCAAGATAGAGCCTCTCCTCTTATGGAACAACTTACCTTCTTTCATGATCACGCTTTAATAATTTTAGTAATAATTACAACATTAGTAGGTTATTTAATATTTATATTATTCTTTAATTCATATACTAACCGAAATCTTTTACATGGTCAAACTATTGAAATAATTTGAACGATTCTTCCAGCAATTGTACTACTATTTATTGCTTTCCCCTCCCTTCGATTGCTATATTTATTAGATGAAATTAATGAACCCTCGGTTACATTAAAGGCTATTGGACACCAATGATATTGAAGTTATGAATATTCAGACTTTATAAACGTGGAATTTGATTCATATATAGTTCCAACTAATGAATTAGCAACAGACGGATTCCGACTTCTAGATGTTGACAACCGCGTAGTTCTCCCTATAAATTCACAAATTCGAATTTTAGTAACGGCTGCAGATGTAATTCACTCATGAACAGTACCAGCCTTAGGTGTAAAGGTAGACGGAACCCCTGGTCGATTAAACCAAACTAATTTCCTAATAAACCGACCTGGATTATTTTACGGTCAATGTTCAGAAATTTGTGGAGCTAATCACAGATTTATACCTATTGTAATTGAAAGACTTCCTGTAAATCATTTTATCAAATGAGTAACTAATAGAACTAATTCATAATTTTCATTAGATGACTGAAAGCAAGTACTGGTCTCTTAAACCATCTTATAGTAAATTAGCACTTACTTCTAATGGAAAAAATTAGTTAAAAAATAACATTAGTATGTCAAACTAAAATTATTAAACTATTTAATATTTTTTGGTGCCTCAAATAGCCCCAATTGGTTGATTAAGTTTATTTATTATCTTTTCAATTACTTTTATCTTGTTTAGTATAATAAATTATTATTCTGTAATTCCTAAAACACCTAAATCAGAAATTTCAAGCAAGTATTCAACAACTTCTTTAAACTGAAAATGATAACAAATCTATTCTCTGTATTCGACCCTTCATCAAGTATTTTCAATTTATCATTAAATTGAATAAGAACATTTTTAGGACTTCTTCTAATTCCTTCTGCCTACTGATTAATACCCTCACGATGACATATTTTTTGAAATTCAATTCTTATTACACTTCATAAGGAATTCAAAACTCTTCTTGGCCCATCAGGACATTCAGGATCAACTTTTATTTTTGTCTCTTTATTTTCATTAATTTTATTTAATAATTTTATAGGATTATTTCCTTATATTTTCACAAGAACAAGTCACTTAACACTTACACTTACACTAGCTCTACCCTTATGATTATGTTTCATACTTTATGGATGAATTAATCACACACAACACATATTCGCTCACCTAGTACCTCAAGGAACCCCAGCAGTTCTTATACCATTTATAGTATGTATTGAAACAATTAGTAATATTATTCGACCTGGAACTTTAGCTGTTCGATTAGCAGCTAATATAATTGCAGGACATTTATTACTTACTCTTTTAGGAAACACTGGACCTTCCCTTTCTTACGCGATTGTATCATTATTATTAATTGGTCAAATTGCTCTATTAGTTCTAGAATCAGCAGTTGCTATTATTCAGTCATATGTATTTGCAGTTCTAAGTACACTATACTCTAGAGAAGTAAACTAATGTCAACACACTCAAACCACCCATTTCATTTAGTAGATTATAGTCCCTGACCTTTAACAGGAGCAATTGGAGCTATAACCTCTGTCTCAGGATTAGTAAAATGATTCCATCAATACGATATTTCATTGTTTGCATTAGGAAATATTATTACTATTTTAACAGTTTATCAATGATGACGAGACGTATCTCGAGAAGGAACTTTTCAGGGACTACACACCTTACCTGTAACATTAGGATTACGGTGAGGAATAATTCTATTCATTTTATCAGAAGTTTTATTTTTTGTATCTTTCTTCTGAGCTTTTTTCCACAGAAGTTTATCTCCAGCCATTGAACTGGGAGCTATATGACCTCCTGCAGGAATTCAACCTTTTAATCCATTCCAAATTCCACTATTAAATACAGCCATTTTATTATCTTCAGGAGTTACTGTTACATGAGCACATCATAGTTTAATAGAAGGTAATCATTCTCAAGCAACACAAGGATTATTTTTTACAGTTCTCTTAGGAGTCTATTTTACTATTCTACAAGCATATGAATATATCGAAGCACCATTTACCATTGCAGACTCAGTTTATGGTTCTACTTTTTTCATAGCAACAGGATTCCACGGAATTCATGTATTAATTGGAACAACATTTCTTCTAGTATGCTTAATTCGACATTTAAACAACCACTTTTCTAAAACTCACCACTTTGGGTTTGAAGCAGCTGCATGATACTGACACTTCGTTGATATTGTTTGATTATTCCTTTATATTTCAATTTATTGATGAGGAGGATAATTAATTTTTATCTATATAGTATATAAGTATATTTGACTTCCAATCATAAGGTCTACTAATTAGTAGTATAGATAATTTTTTCAATTACTATTATAGCATCAATTCTAATTATCATCACCAGTGTAGTTATAACTCTAGCTTCCATTTTATCAAAAAAAGCACTAACAGA
This genomic interval carries:
- the COX2 gene encoding cytochrome c oxidase subunit II, which encodes MTTWAALGLQDSASPLMEQLTFFHDHALMILVMITTLVGYLMFMLFFNSYTNRNLLHGQTIEMIWTILPAIVLLFIAFPSLRLLYLLDEINEPSVTLKAIGHQWYWSYEYSDFMNVEFDSYMVPTNELATDGFRLLDVDNRVVLPMNSQIRILVTAADVIHSWTVPALGVKVDGTPGRLNQTNFLMNRPGLFYGQCSEICGANHSFMPIVIESLPVNHFIKWVTNSTNS
- the ATP8 gene encoding ATP synthase F0 subunit 8 — translated: MPQMAPIGWLSLFIIFSITFILFSMMNYYSVIPKTPKSEISSKYSTTSLNWKW
- the ATP6 gene encoding ATP synthase F0 subunit 6 (TAA stop codon is completed by the addition of 3' A residues to the mRNA); protein product: MMTNLFSVFDPSSSIFNLSLNWMSTFLGLLLIPSAYWLMPSRWHIFWNSILITLHKEFKTLLGPSGHSGSTFIFVSLFSLILFNNFMGLFPYIFTSTSHLTLTLTLALPLWLCFMLYGWINHTQHMFAHLVPQGTPAVLMPFMVCIETISNIIRPGTLAVRLAANMIAGHLLLTLLGNTGPSLSYAIVSLLLIGQIALLVLESAVAIIQSYVFAVLSTLYSSEVN
- the COX3 gene encoding cytochrome c oxidase subunit III, producing MSTHSNHPFHLVDYSPWPLTGAIGAMTSVSGLVKWFHQYDISLFALGNIITILTVYQWWRDVSREGTFQGLHTLPVTLGLRWGMILFILSEVLFFVSFFWAFFHSSLSPAIELGAMWPPAGIQPFNPFQIPLLNTAILLSSGVTVTWAHHSLMEGNHSQATQGLFFTVLLGVYFTILQAYEYIEAPFTIADSVYGSTFFMATGFHGIHVLIGTTFLLVCLIRHLNNHFSKTHHFGFEAAAWYWHFVDIVWLFLYISIYWWGG